The genomic interval atatatgaatatataataaaaaataaaattttgtttaaaatttttaaaaataattttgttacatttcctttttcttgctcACATCTAAATAAGACAAATTCTAATTacataaatagataaaaagaAGTGAAGAAGCATTTTTTTGATTACCAAAATATCTAGTATACATTTATGGGCGTAATCCTGCCCGGGAAAACTCCAACCGCCTCAGCGTCgtgttttcttctttccaaCAGAAATTTAAACCGGAACAGCCTCTAACAGACAATTTCCACCTCCCCACCCCACCCCACCCATAAAAGAAGCAAATGCTTCTCTTCAAGCCTTCAATGGCAGCTCAATCTCTTCCCAAAACCCTAATTTTCTCTTCAACACAAAGCCCTAATGCCCACCGAGCATCCCTGGACATCGCCAAGTCCATGGTCACGACGGAGAGAACTGCAACAACGACCAACTTAGCTCCGCCTCAAAGACGAACCGTGTCTGCCTCTGAAGCCCGAATCTCTCTCGTTTTCGCTCTTGCTTCTCAAGCTTCCTCTGTCTCTCAACGACGTAAATGTTCAGTTTccaattttaaacttttgtttctcaaattttgttcaacTTCTCTGTTTTTCATCGGTCTTTGAATTTCTCAAACTAATTTTTCTTGCAGTTTTGATGGACTTGGCCTCGGAGACTGCGAAATACGTGTTTCCAAAGAGGTTTGAGAGCCGGAATTTGGAGGAAGCGTTAATGGCAGGTACTTCTTTTATTTGGTAGGTTTAATATTAGAATTATAACTAATCACCTCATCATACTTGAtagtattaattaatgaatattttgaaattttttgatgATGTGGTAAATTGTTGTTTATAGACAAAGAATAAAACTGTGTATTGacaaactttttcttttgtaccAAAACAATAAACTATATATACTTTTACTTTTTAGTTTGCTTCATTAATAtagatattttttctttttcatggaTTTATTTATGTAGTCCCGGATCTTGAGACTGTGAGGTTTAAGGTTCTGAGTAGGACAGACCAATATGAGATAAGGGTAGTTGAGGTATGTACATGTggtgttattattattatttttagaatttatgtTTATGATGCCTAGTCTAAAGAGAATTATGATTGTTGTAAAGCCTTATTTTATAGCTGAGACAACAATGCCGGGGAAGactggatttgattttaatggtGCATCTCAATCCTTCAATGTTCTAGCTGAGTACCTGTTTGGTAAGGTAGTTAGGATTTTCCATGCTAAGTTGGAACATTTCTTTCTAGAACTACCTCTTTTAATTTGCTTATTTCAGATGTTTGGTGCTTGTAGAATACAAGTAAGGAGACAATGGAGATGACTACCCCTGTTTTTACAAGCAGGACTCAATCTGATGGGGAGAGGATGGAAATGACAACACCTGTGATAACGAAGAAGGTAAGATTGCTTGTGAGtcataaatttaaactttcaAGATGTTTGTCAAATGCACTTTCTGGAAAATATTGTAAATAACTCAATTTTAGgatttatactttttttttcatgtatGCAACGGATGTTTGTCCGATGCCAGTGCAATTTGAAGACCTAGTCTCTTATTCTTGTTAGTTAAGGTTACTCGAAGGAGATCCCTGATTCCAtgtatgaaattaagaatCGTGCAGTTGATTTCAGATGACAAACATATGTTTAGTTCAGCCACTGTTACTCTTTTTGgtgttttcaaatttgatcattaGTTACTTGCATTTGTATTGCATGCACTGCATTATGAGGGTTTggatatataaattttaagatttatgtTCCTTTATATGTTTGTTAATTTAAAGTGGTTATTTATACCTTTATCTATCTGACTACTTATCATCTAGGTGGAAAAACAAGGTAAGTGGCAGATGTCTTTTGTCATGCCGTCAAAGTATGGTTCCAATGTGCCATTGCCTAAAGATCCTTCAGTGAGGATCAAAGAGGTGCCAAGGAAAGTTGTTGCAGTTGTTGCCTTCTCAGGTTTGTTCTTAACTTTGTGCAGCAAAAGCATCATATATGTTGTTATCCAGtcacaagaaaacaaaaataaatcagGCTAAGATTTTCCGAGTAATATGTGAACTTTAATGGTTGATCTAGAAATGAAGTTGTTGCATGTGTTAGTTCTAAGTACATAGTTGCAGAATTGTTCATTGATTCAGATATTAGCTGGTAACTGTTCGACCATCAAGATTTTGAAATTCCCTGTTAACCTTATTTAAATCTTCTTGTTAAGAGCATATCTATTTAACTAGCTTACTCATAAAAATACAGATCAATTGCAATTTAAGGAACAAAGAAGGTATAGTATTGATACATTAAAATCTCTTGATTGTGCAGCTCTTGGAACTAACTTTGTTTATGAATTATGATCATGTTCTTGGGTCAGGTTTTGTTACTGATGAAGAAGTTAAACGACGGGAACTGAAACTACGAGATGCTCTGAAAAATGACAGGCAGTTTCAAGTTAAAGAAGGTGCTTCAGTAGAAGTTGCGCAGGTGAGATCTATAAGAAATTATCTATGATGAAGTCAGTCCCTGAATAAGTTGCTTCTGGGCCTACCTTTCTGAATAACTCCATAATTGTGGTTGCAGTACAATCCACCGTTTACACTTCCATTCACTCGCCGTAATGAGATTGCACTAGAAGTAGAAAAGAAGGAAGGATAACTCTGGATAAGGGATTGTAGAACCCCGAGGTATCTGCTTACTGAATATACAATAATGTTTTCCCTGTAAACTCAGTTAAACCACTTGTTTTAATATTTGTCTGACTGACCAGGTGGCATCAAGTATTATCTAATGCACTTGTGGAATCCATCTATATGATTGTACAAATTTGGTGAATTATTCCTTTTACATTTCAATCCCACACCACAACTTGTGTGTATGGTAGTGGGAGAGTCACAAACTAAATTGATTGTTACTATGCAATTTTTGTCTGGAATTTGGTTGTTTTGAACAGTTGATTCGTACATATATCAGGGAGGGTacattacaatttttttttttataaaaacaatgGATGCTAATGTTTTTAAGTAAGTTGCAAAAGCAAAACTAAGGTGGAAAATGGAAGATATTCATTGTGGCTGGCTTGTTATTTGTTAACTGGTCTTGTGAATCAAGTTAGATAACATTCAGAAATGCACTTTGACTAGCAAATTACCCTCCTCCGATCTTTAGATTTGGGTCTGAGAATACTTTGACAAAGGTGAAGTCCCATTGGATGATAGAAATTGTTATTAGTATCTTTTTGGGAAAGCTTAGTGAAGCAACATTTGCCTATGTGAAGTGCTCCAAATCCCTTTTTCCAGGAAATTAGTAGAAGAATAAAAGGCATaatacttcaaaattttttgaattatttaaaaaaatttaaataaactcttatttttaactacattcaataaaattcttatatttaaatttatagaCCAAATATATGTGTCTTTATATCTAATAGTTGATTAGTTGtggctgatcaaaatgaatcatggttttttttttttatctttttgaaaGGTGAATTTATTAGCCTTAACAACCAAGTGCTATTCCAAATCTCAAGCATATTTAGCATAAGACTTTCCATGGCATAGAAACTTGGTTAGGACATGAAAAAACCTGTTCAATCACAAAAGAAATCACCGCCGTGAAGCTCCAAATGTTCTCTAGCTGCATCACAAAAATAATTTGCAGCTCAAGGTTCCAGGAGGCAAATCCTGGGCAAAAATGATCAATCAACTTGCAGAGCCATACATTTACAAATCCAAGCTCCAAATCATGAAACCTATAAGACCTAGAAACCATACCTGCAAAGCCCTAATAATGAATCATGTTACTTTGATAGCACTATACATAATACTGATGTAATATATTAACATGTTATAGTAGATGTTAATGTGATATGCTAATgtgattttttaataattttactttttatatcaatgtcatgtcattctcacataagtataaaatgacatatcattttgactaattactaggaaaatataaaaattttattgaaagtaataaaagaataaaattttatttaaatttttttaaataattcaataattttttaaagcattttgtcaaaaataaataattgacCTTTTGAAATTGGctcctatttttttatttatttttatttattttttgacttttcatttttcttgtttcttttccatttacCAAAATGGAAGCCCTATATGCATTATTGGCCACTAGATTTAAAAGCTTAATATGAAGTCATCACGCTTGAAAAACAGTTCTGCCACTGCCCTTTTTTCTATCTTGTCTAGAGGGTTTCGGGAACTGCATTTTCttcccctttctttttctgtaaAAAGTGAAATAAGGATTGAATTAAGTTACACATTAAACTAACTGATGCAAATCAAATGACATTTGATACGGTGATTGTGGTAGTGCCATAATATATAGAGTTCTTTTCACAAATAGGTCCCATGCATAAAgggtttttgaaaataagctttcccataattttaactattttttggCTAAGAGAATTAATATTAAGACAAAATTACCTTTAATAAAATTGACTTATATGTTTGGCTCTACGCCTTACCCCGAACCATATTAACGGGTCAAGTATGTTTACAAGCTGTAGTTCTCGTCGACAGACCATACATCTCCCTACAAAGCATTCTCTCAAAAGCATTCCTCACCGGTTCAATTTTCGAGCATTTTGAGCAGTGATAGAAGCATTTTGGAGTGGTCGTTCGCATAAAGGTAGTTCACATATTGAGCATTGAGAGGAAGTTCGTACTACAAGGAGAAAGGTAggcatatatttttatttttatttttaactatgTGGAGAAATGTTTAAGGCTATTGATATTCTtcatattattcatttatgGTTTTTGAGTATAAACGTAGGCATATTGCTTGTTCATATTAATATTCTTGTTGTTTGAAATTGTTGgatataaatttaaagttgGTATTGTTGGTGTTTTTTGGGATTGGAAGGTGAGAGGGCATGCGTGACTGGTTGATAGGAattgggtttagggtttaggtaTTGCATGACTGAGGGCTTGCATGAGTGGTTGACACTTTATGCATGATCGAATTTAGGCATGACGTCACTTAGGGTGTGCATGATTGTgttaggcattgcatgactggATGATAAGTCATAGCATGACTGGTTAACAGGTCATtgtgtgactagttgataggtCACTGTGAGTGATACATTGGTAATTGGGTGGCTAGTTCATAGGGCAATAGAATATTAGATAGCCAATTTTGTTGAGGTTGTACAATGATTTTTCCTTGTAGCACCTTGGAAAGAACTCATCATCATAGGAAGCAGATCATATTTGGCCATCACCAAATGTTGAAATgtgtttggattttttttcctaaaacaCCTAAACCTTAACATTAAACAATACAAAGAATGTATCCCTAACCTTTATGAATGATCACAAAAtctttgagaatatggtgaaATATCGTAGAAAAGATCCTTGAAGGAAAATATTTgcaaaaatatctttcaaCAGAACTCACGGTAGAATCTCaatgaataaaaaacaaaaagcatgTCATATCTGTCACAAGACATGCATGACTGGTCGATAAGCACGCGTGACTGGTTGATAAGAattgggtttagggtttaggtaTTGTGTGATTAAGGGTTTACGTTAGTGGTTGACACCTTATGCATGATTGGATTTAGGCATGGCGTCACTTAGGGTGTGGGTGATTGTAATAGGCATCGTGTTTAGGGGTTtggcattgtgtgacttaaTGATAGGTCATAACGTGATTGGTTGATAGATCATTGCGTAAGTGGTTCATAGGTCATTAGGTGATTGGTTCATAGGGTTAATATAATATTGGATAGCCAATTTTGTTAAGGTTGTACAATGATTTTTCCTCTTAGCACCCTGGAAAGAATTCATCATCATAGGAAGCAGATCATATTTGGCCATCACCAGGTGTTGAAATGTGTTTGGATTATTTTCCTCAAACACCTGAGCCTTAACATTAGAAAATCATACAAGCCTTGAAAGAATACAAAGAATGTATCCTTGACCTTTATGAATGATCACAAAATCTTTGAGAATATGTTGAAATATAGCAGAAAAGATCCTTGAAGGAAAATTTCagtaaaaatatctttcaacAAAACTCACGGTAGAAtctcaatgaaaaaaaaaacaaaaaacatgtCATATCTATCACAAGGCATGCATGATTGGTCAATAGGCATGCATGACTGGTTTTTAGGAATTAGGTTTAGGGATTTAGGGTTTAAGTGACTGAGGGTTTGCGTGAGTGGTTGACACCTTATGCATGACTTTTTAGGCATGGTGTCACTTAGGGTGTGTGTGATTGGTTTAGGGGTTCTTAGCATTGTGTGACTTGTTGATAGATCATTGCATGATTGAATGTAAGTAATTGCATGACTACTTGAtaaggcattacgtgactctTATCTATATGGAAGTGCGCGAGTCTTATAGGTGTGGCACTGCATGAAATTTATATGTATGGCATTGCATGACCGTCATTGTGTTCACTTTGTATTATTTTGAGTCAACTGTAATGTTTTaatatgtatatgttgatttacttaataatCCATGCTCCACACGTGCATTAATTATTCTGTTTTTTAGGTATGCAAAAATAGTAAgaaatagttatttttttaatctacaATGATTATATTAACTAAAATGgaaatgtgatatttatatattttatgttgCAAATGGCCAGAACAAGAACAAAACAGGAGAATGTGAGATCATTGCTTTGTGTGTCGAGGGACTAGTAAGGCTTCAATGCTGGCATTAACATCCACTATAAGTGGACGCAATTGCATTTGATACGTGAGATGCTGCGTAAAGTAAATGAGTTGGAAGCCTTAAAGAGAACATACTTCGGGCATATGATGGATGTCGAATCAGACGAGTTTATTTTGCGTTAGTCTTGTGTACAACCTAATACTATGTAGAATCAATCAACCCAAAGCCATCGACGGTGAGTTATGGTTTGCCATAGGCAAATCAAAGGCCCAGTTCTCGAAGAGAGAGTTTTGCCTGGTGTAAACACTGAAGTTTGGTACCATGCTAGCCTTTATTATCAATCCTTATGAGGTTGTCCCCAGAGAATTCATCAGCAATATTGGGGAGCGGGGAATGAGGTAAAGATACAACAAGTTTTGGAGATGTTCAAGAGAAAGCAGT from Theobroma cacao cultivar B97-61/B2 chromosome 5, Criollo_cocoa_genome_V2, whole genome shotgun sequence carries:
- the LOC18598243 gene encoding heme-binding-like protein At3g10130, chloroplastic isoform X2, producing the protein MLLFKPSMAAQSLPKTLIFSSTQSPNAHRASLDIAKSMVTTERTATTTNLAPPQRRTVSASEARISLVFALASQASSVSQRLLMDLASETAKYVFPKRFESRNLEEALMAVPDLETVRFKVLSRTDQYEIRVVEPYFIAETTMPGKTGFDFNGASQSFNVLAEYLFGKNTSKETMEMTTPVFTSRTQSDGERMEMTTPVITKKVEKQGKWQMSFVMPSKYGSNVPLPKDPSVRIKEVPRKVVAVVAFSGFVTDEEVKRRELKLRDALKNDRQFQVKEGASVEVAQYNPPFTLPFTRRNEIALEVEKKEG
- the LOC18598243 gene encoding heme-binding-like protein At3g10130, chloroplastic isoform X1, coding for MLLFKPSMAAQSLPKTLIFSSTQSPNAHRASLDIAKSMVTTERTATTTNLAPPQRRTVSASEARISLVFALASQASSVSQRRKFLMDLASETAKYVFPKRFESRNLEEALMAVPDLETVRFKVLSRTDQYEIRVVEPYFIAETTMPGKTGFDFNGASQSFNVLAEYLFGKNTSKETMEMTTPVFTSRTQSDGERMEMTTPVITKKVEKQGKWQMSFVMPSKYGSNVPLPKDPSVRIKEVPRKVVAVVAFSGFVTDEEVKRRELKLRDALKNDRQFQVKEGASVEVAQYNPPFTLPFTRRNEIALEVEKKEG